The following are encoded together in the Bacillus sp. V2I10 genome:
- the mntR gene encoding transcriptional regulator MntR → MPTPSMEDYIEQIYILIEEKGYARVSDIAEALSVHPSSVTKMVQKLDKDEYLIYEKYRGLILTPKGKKIGKRLVYRHELLEQFMRLIGVDEEKIYNDVEGIEHHLSWNAIDRIGDLVQFFEGDETRVETLRAIQKQNEQDSDS, encoded by the coding sequence ATGCCAACACCGAGTATGGAAGATTATATCGAACAAATTTACATATTAATAGAAGAAAAGGGATATGCCCGCGTTTCAGATATTGCGGAAGCACTATCCGTTCATCCCTCCTCAGTAACAAAAATGGTCCAAAAACTAGACAAAGATGAATATCTCATATATGAAAAATACCGTGGACTCATACTAACGCCAAAAGGCAAAAAAATTGGAAAGCGTCTTGTTTACCGTCATGAACTTTTGGAGCAGTTCATGAGGCTGATCGGCGTGGATGAAGAAAAAATTTACAATGATGTTGAAGGCATCGAGCATCATCTCAGCTGGAACGCAATTGACCGCATCGGCGATCTTGTCCAATTCTTTGAAGGTGATGAAACTCGTGTAGAAACGCTGCGTGCTATACAAAAACAGAACGAACAGGACAGCGACTCATAA
- a CDS encoding patatin-like phospholipase family protein gives MYIDGVFSGGGIKGFALIGSYQAIEQRGLQFVRVAGTSAGSIIAAFIAAGYRSDEIITMMDDMDLGKFLERNPSILPFKFMKWLSIYWRLGLYKGGKLEEWIAGKLKERGVSTFGDLRHGSLKIVASDLTNGRILVLPDDLPRYGLVPERFSVARAVLMSCSLPYFFEPVKLTSAEGTNIVVDGGVLSNFPIWLFKEKKTIQARPVLGIKLSPSDEERPRNNIRNAIEMYGALFETMKDAHDARHISSRHKKNIIFLPVESILTTEFDLTEQKKLALIELGRSRTELFLKKWTY, from the coding sequence GTGTATATTGATGGCGTCTTCTCTGGCGGGGGAATTAAAGGGTTTGCACTAATTGGATCTTATCAGGCTATCGAGCAGAGGGGGCTGCAATTTGTAAGGGTAGCAGGAACCAGTGCAGGTTCCATTATTGCCGCTTTTATTGCTGCGGGATATCGGAGTGATGAAATTATTACCATGATGGATGACATGGATCTTGGGAAATTTTTGGAACGAAATCCATCCATCCTTCCATTTAAATTTATGAAATGGCTGAGTATTTATTGGCGGCTTGGTCTTTATAAAGGCGGCAAGCTTGAAGAATGGATAGCAGGCAAGCTGAAGGAAAGAGGGGTATCAACCTTTGGTGATTTAAGGCACGGCTCCCTTAAAATCGTTGCTTCTGACCTGACCAATGGCAGAATTCTCGTGCTGCCGGATGACCTCCCAAGGTATGGACTTGTACCAGAACGTTTTTCTGTTGCGAGAGCTGTTCTTATGAGCTGCAGCCTTCCGTATTTTTTTGAACCGGTCAAACTGACATCTGCCGAAGGGACCAATATTGTTGTAGACGGGGGAGTTTTAAGCAACTTTCCAATTTGGCTATTTAAAGAAAAGAAAACAATACAAGCTCGGCCTGTTCTTGGTATAAAATTGAGTCCAAGTGATGAGGAGAGGCCGAGGAACAATATTCGTAATGCGATAGAAATGTATGGTGCTCTTTTTGAAACAATGAAAGATGCTCATGATGCCAGACATATTTCCAGCAGGCATAAAAAGAATATTATTTTTCTTCCCGTTGAAAGTATTTTAACGACTGAATTTGACTTAACAGAACAAAAAAAACTAGCTCTAATTGAGCTAGGAAGAAGCCGCACTGAACTATTTTTGAAAAAATGGACGTATTAA
- a CDS encoding SA1362 family protein, which yields MKNRVNPFVMIVLALGGIGFLVTLLTRPGFLFREMLIFVIVLAIIYFVVRYFTKQRMGKDSSSYSKAAKQSKKRFSDRNQSSSHLKSVSTQKKSSKTSTALKKKQASHLTVIEGKKGKKKSRAFF from the coding sequence ATGAAAAATCGTGTGAATCCATTTGTGATGATTGTGTTAGCTCTTGGAGGCATCGGATTCCTGGTTACACTATTAACCAGACCAGGATTCCTCTTTAGAGAAATGCTGATCTTCGTTATTGTTCTAGCCATCATCTATTTTGTTGTCCGTTACTTTACAAAACAAAGAATGGGAAAAGACTCTTCCTCTTACTCTAAAGCTGCTAAACAATCTAAAAAACGTTTCAGCGACCGCAATCAGAGCAGCTCCCATTTGAAAAGCGTTTCAACGCAAAAAAAGAGCAGCAAAACATCTACTGCCCTTAAAAAGAAGCAAGCCTCTCATTTAACAGTGATTGAAGGCAAAAAAGGCAAAAAGAAAAGCAGGGCATTTTTTTAA
- a CDS encoding DUF1385 domain-containing protein: MSKQNKPAYGGQAVVEGVMFGGKHHYVTAIRRKNKEIDYFRLPRKSSSMTASLKKIPFIRGIAAIIEASANGTKHLNFSTDRYDLDPEEDEILNQPKKESKLTMILGVAAIGVLSFLFGKFIFTLVPLFLAELTRPIFPSDLAQILIEGLFKLILLLVYIYAISFTPLIKRVFQYHGAEHKVINCYENALPLTIENVQKQSRLHYRCGSSFLLFTVIVGVFVYMLVPTEPLYVRVLNRLALIPVVIGISFEVLQFTNKLRDVPVLKWLGYPGLSLQLLTTKEPDNEQVEVAIASFNELLRMEKVTAEGIKTEQIV, encoded by the coding sequence ATGTCAAAGCAGAATAAGCCTGCATATGGCGGGCAAGCAGTGGTAGAGGGCGTCATGTTTGGCGGAAAGCATCATTATGTGACAGCCATCAGGCGCAAAAACAAAGAAATCGACTATTTCCGGTTACCGCGAAAATCAAGCAGTATGACGGCTAGCCTTAAAAAGATTCCATTTATTCGCGGCATCGCAGCTATTATAGAAGCAAGCGCAAATGGAACGAAGCACCTGAACTTTTCAACGGACAGGTACGATCTGGATCCTGAGGAAGATGAAATACTCAATCAGCCTAAAAAAGAATCAAAATTGACCATGATTCTCGGAGTTGCAGCAATAGGTGTCCTTTCCTTTCTCTTCGGGAAATTCATTTTCACTTTAGTGCCTCTATTTTTGGCTGAGCTTACAAGGCCCATATTCCCGTCAGATCTTGCACAAATTTTAATTGAAGGGCTCTTCAAATTAATTCTTCTTTTAGTCTATATTTATGCGATATCATTCACTCCGCTGATCAAGCGTGTCTTTCAATATCACGGTGCAGAGCATAAAGTGATTAATTGCTATGAAAATGCTCTGCCGCTGACGATAGAAAATGTTCAGAAGCAAAGCCGTCTTCACTATCGGTGCGGAAGCAGTTTTCTGTTATTTACTGTTATTGTCGGGGTATTTGTCTATATGCTCGTTCCAACAGAACCGCTTTATGTGCGCGTCCTAAACAGACTGGCATTAATTCCTGTGGTGATTGGCATTTCTTTTGAGGTCCTTCAGTTTACAAATAAACTTAGAGACGTACCTGTTTTAAAATGGCTAGGATATCCCGGCTTAAGTCTTCAGCTTCTGACGACGAAAGAACCAGACAATGAACAGGTGGAAGTTGCCATCGCAAGCTTTAATGAATTGCTGCGGATGGAAAAGGTAACTGCAGAAGGTATAAAAACAGAACAAATTGTATAA
- a CDS encoding YqhR family membrane protein — MTDDFQSNSAGEQRNDPDKPGESIPFIGIVMITGFTGGVIWSLLGYLAYVLNLTEISPNLLLQPFILGEWKNGVMGNFVAVFCIGFLSIGTALLYYLVLKRFSSMFVGLAFGLALWVLVFFLLNPIFPNLKSVFELERLTTVTTICLYILYGVFVGYTISFEHNELLSKKSKKNAQASPQH, encoded by the coding sequence ATGACAGATGATTTTCAATCAAATTCTGCTGGTGAACAGAGAAATGATCCTGATAAGCCGGGTGAATCGATTCCTTTTATAGGAATAGTTATGATTACAGGTTTTACAGGCGGAGTGATTTGGAGTTTACTTGGTTATTTAGCATATGTTCTGAACTTAACAGAAATAAGTCCGAATTTATTGCTACAGCCCTTTATTTTAGGGGAATGGAAAAATGGTGTAATGGGCAACTTTGTTGCTGTATTCTGCATTGGTTTTCTTTCCATTGGAACGGCTCTTCTCTATTATCTTGTCCTGAAGAGATTCTCATCCATGTTTGTCGGCCTTGCTTTTGGCCTGGCCTTATGGGTGCTCGTGTTCTTCCTTTTAAATCCGATTTTTCCTAATTTAAAATCAGTATTTGAACTTGAAAGGCTGACTACCGTTACGACTATATGTCTCTATATTTTATATGGAGTATTTGTCGGCTATACCATTTCGTTTGAACATAATGAACTCTTAAGCAAAAAAAGCAAAAAAAATGCACAGGCGTCCCCTCAACATTAA
- the aroQ gene encoding type II 3-dehydroquinate dehydratase, translated as MRHFLIINGPNLNRLGLREPDVYGSKTLTDLERELMLFAEKQGFQITCFQSNHEGDLIDAIHEADEQYDGIALNPGAFTHYSYAIRDAIASVSLPVIEVHISNVHSREPFRHQSVTAPVTAGQIIGLGFEGYQYALLALHKKMGEK; from the coding sequence ATGAGACATTTCTTGATCATTAATGGTCCAAATCTCAACCGTCTTGGTTTGCGGGAGCCTGATGTGTATGGCAGCAAAACACTTACAGACCTGGAACGTGAATTAATGCTTTTTGCAGAGAAACAGGGATTTCAGATAACCTGCTTTCAATCAAATCATGAAGGAGACTTGATTGATGCGATTCATGAGGCAGACGAGCAGTATGATGGAATTGCGCTTAATCCCGGTGCATTTACTCATTACAGCTACGCAATAAGAGATGCGATTGCAAGCGTTTCCCTTCCCGTAATCGAGGTTCATATATCTAATGTACATAGCCGCGAACCATTCAGGCACCAGTCTGTAACGGCGCCAGTGACAGCAGGGCAAATTATCGGCCTTGGTTTCGAGGGGTACCAATATGCGTTACTCGCATTACATAAAAAGATGGGGGAGAAATAA
- a CDS encoding Xaa-Pro peptidase family protein, with the protein MKLEKMRNRLKELDVDAILITSSYNRRYMTGFTGSSGVAVISDSHAVFITDFRYTEQAAKQIEGFEIVQHKGPILEEVAAQAAKLSIKRLGFEQDDLSFSAYSAYKAELKEIEFVPVSEAVEKLRLIKSAAEIKILKEAAEIADAAFKHILTFIRPGMKEIEVANELEFFMRKQGAVSSSFDIIAASGYRSALPHGVASEKEIEKGDFVTLDFGAYYKGYCSDITRTIAVGDPSDELKKIYSIVLEAQMRGMNGIKAGMTGKEADALTRDYISENGYGQYFGHSTGHGLGMEVHEGPSLSVKSETVLEPGMIVTVEPGIYIPKLGGVRIEDDTVVKEGGNESLTHSPKELIIL; encoded by the coding sequence ATGAAGCTTGAGAAAATGAGAAACAGATTAAAAGAACTGGATGTTGATGCAATTCTTATTACGAGCAGCTACAACCGCCGTTATATGACTGGCTTTACTGGCTCGTCGGGTGTTGCGGTCATTTCTGATTCGCATGCTGTATTTATTACAGATTTCAGATACACAGAGCAGGCAGCAAAACAAATTGAGGGCTTTGAGATCGTCCAGCATAAAGGACCGATTCTTGAAGAAGTGGCAGCCCAAGCCGCTAAGCTTTCGATTAAACGTCTAGGTTTTGAACAGGATGATTTATCCTTCTCAGCTTACTCAGCTTATAAGGCTGAATTAAAAGAGATTGAGTTTGTTCCTGTCTCGGAAGCGGTAGAAAAGTTACGCTTGATTAAGTCTGCAGCAGAGATTAAGATATTAAAGGAAGCTGCGGAGATTGCAGATGCTGCATTTAAGCACATTTTGACATTCATTCGTCCAGGAATGAAGGAAATTGAAGTCGCAAATGAACTTGAATTTTTCATGCGAAAACAAGGCGCTGTTTCTTCTTCATTCGATATTATTGCTGCATCAGGATATCGCTCTGCACTGCCTCACGGTGTAGCGAGTGAAAAAGAAATTGAAAAAGGCGATTTTGTAACACTTGATTTTGGCGCATACTACAAAGGATATTGTTCAGATATTACAAGAACGATAGCAGTAGGAGATCCAAGTGATGAGCTGAAGAAGATTTATTCCATTGTACTCGAAGCACAGATGCGGGGAATGAATGGGATAAAAGCCGGTATGACGGGAAAAGAAGCAGATGCTCTTACAAGAGACTATATTTCCGAAAATGGCTATGGTCAATATTTTGGCCATTCAACAGGTCATGGTCTAGGTATGGAAGTTCATGAGGGGCCGTCACTATCTGTCAAATCAGAAACGGTTCTTGAACCAGGCATGATCGTAACTGTCGAGCCTGGCATCTATATACCTAAGCTTGGCGGAGTGCGCATCGAGGATGACACAGTTGTTAAAGAGGGCGGTAATGAGTCGCTTACCCATTCCCCAAAAGAGCTTATTATTTTATAA
- the efp gene encoding elongation factor P: MISVNDFRTGLTIEVDNGIWRVMDFQHVKPGKGAAFVRSKLRNLRTGAVQEKTFRAGEKVAKAQIENRKMQYLYANGDQHVFMDNESYDQVELPEASIEYELKFLKENMEVSIMMFGSETLGVELPNTVELEVVETEPGIKGDTASGGTKPAKVQTGLIVNVPFFVNEGDVLIINTTDSSYVSRA, from the coding sequence ATGATTTCAGTTAATGATTTTCGTACAGGCTTAACGATCGAAGTAGATAATGGCATATGGCGCGTAATGGATTTCCAGCACGTAAAGCCAGGTAAAGGAGCAGCATTTGTTCGCTCTAAACTTCGCAATCTGCGTACAGGAGCCGTACAGGAAAAAACATTCCGCGCTGGTGAAAAGGTTGCGAAAGCTCAAATTGAAAACCGCAAAATGCAATATTTGTATGCTAATGGTGATCAGCATGTTTTCATGGATAACGAATCATACGATCAAGTAGAACTTCCAGAAGCATCTATAGAATATGAATTGAAATTCTTAAAAGAAAACATGGAAGTTTCCATCATGATGTTCGGAAGCGAAACACTTGGAGTTGAACTTCCAAACACAGTTGAGCTTGAAGTTGTTGAAACGGAGCCAGGCATCAAAGGCGATACTGCTTCAGGCGGAACAAAACCTGCAAAAGTACAGACTGGCCTGATTGTCAACGTTCCTTTCTTCGTAAATGAAGGAGACGTTCTTATTATTAATACTACTGACAGCTCATACGTATCAAGAGCGTAG
- a CDS encoding YqhV family protein, giving the protein MKHYLANLDPAVRSMALLRLLSASIEMTAAILMLVFNDVRKAVLINSLLAIVGPIIFILTMTIGIFQIAEQLSYAKLIFIAIGVSFILIGVYK; this is encoded by the coding sequence ATGAAACACTACCTCGCTAATTTAGATCCGGCAGTAAGATCAATGGCTCTCTTAAGATTATTATCTGCAAGTATTGAAATGACGGCAGCTATTTTGATGCTCGTTTTCAACGATGTGCGCAAAGCTGTATTAATTAATTCCTTACTGGCCATAGTCGGTCCGATCATTTTTATTTTAACCATGACAATAGGAATCTTTCAGATTGCAGAGCAGCTTTCTTATGCAAAACTGATATTTATCGCAATCGGAGTGTCTTTTATATTAATTGGAGTCTATAAGTAA
- the spoIIIAA gene encoding stage III sporulation protein AA, whose amino-acid sequence MNEITEMLPETIRKHVLNLPREALEKMEEIRIRILKRVEIVVAGDPLFLPCEATFQDGITLLNELSQYSIYTLEEELKRGFITIQGGHRVGLSGRVITENGAVKAIRNVTSFNIRVAKQKKGIAEPFISSIYHKAWMNTMIIGPPQTGKTTLLRDFARVMSTGIGNIPSVKVGIVDERSEIAGCINGIPQHEFGERVDVLDACPKAEGMMMMIRSMSPDVLVVDEAGRMEDTEAILEAVHAGVGLFISVHGYSLDDVISRPSIRPLVEHGIFRRYIELSRTRGPGTVQRILDADRRLIRNDRVACHD is encoded by the coding sequence TTGAACGAGATTACAGAGATGCTTCCTGAAACAATAAGAAAACACGTGCTGAACCTGCCCCGGGAAGCGCTTGAAAAAATGGAAGAGATCCGCATAAGGATTTTGAAAAGAGTTGAAATTGTAGTAGCAGGCGACCCTTTGTTCTTGCCTTGCGAGGCTACATTTCAAGACGGAATAACTCTATTAAATGAGCTGAGCCAATACTCCATCTATACACTTGAAGAGGAGCTGAAGCGAGGCTTTATTACCATTCAGGGCGGACACCGCGTAGGGCTGTCCGGACGTGTTATAACTGAAAATGGTGCTGTTAAAGCGATTCGTAACGTAACATCCTTTAATATTCGTGTGGCAAAACAGAAAAAGGGCATTGCTGAACCTTTTATATCCAGCATCTATCATAAAGCCTGGATGAATACAATGATTATCGGTCCTCCTCAAACAGGGAAAACAACTCTGCTCCGTGATTTTGCAAGGGTAATGAGTACGGGAATAGGCAATATTCCTTCCGTAAAAGTAGGGATTGTAGATGAGCGGTCAGAAATTGCAGGCTGCATCAATGGAATTCCCCAGCATGAATTTGGCGAAAGAGTGGACGTGCTTGATGCATGTCCGAAAGCAGAGGGAATGATGATGATGATCAGGTCAATGAGCCCGGATGTGCTAGTTGTGGATGAGGCAGGCAGAATGGAAGATACTGAAGCTATATTAGAGGCCGTTCATGCAGGAGTCGGGCTTTTCATTTCTGTTCACGGCTATTCGCTTGATGACGTCATTTCACGCCCGTCGATCAGGCCTTTGGTTGAGCATGGAATTTTTAGAAGATATATAGAGCTCTCAAGAACAAGAGGTCCTGGTACGGTTCAAAGAATACTGGATGCTGATAGACGGCTGATTCGAAATGATCGGGTAGCCTGTCATGATTAA
- the spoIIIAB gene encoding stage III sporulation protein SpoIIIAB: MIKILGAVFILLATTWTGFEVAKHISERPRQLRQLKVALQALEAEIMYAHTPLREAAATLSKQMPKPLSWFFEDFSKRLSAGHTSVKAAWEDSLQEVWRMTALKQGEFEILKQFGETLGQHDIISQQKHIRLTLTHLEREEADALDKQSRYETMLKSLGFLSGLLLVILLM; this comes from the coding sequence ATGATTAAAATACTTGGAGCTGTATTTATTTTGCTTGCTACAACTTGGACAGGGTTTGAAGTGGCGAAGCATATCAGTGAGCGGCCGCGGCAGCTGAGGCAGCTTAAGGTTGCTCTGCAGGCCCTTGAGGCAGAAATTATGTATGCCCACACCCCCCTCAGGGAAGCGGCAGCTACTTTATCAAAGCAGATGCCTAAGCCTCTCTCATGGTTTTTTGAGGACTTCTCCAAACGGCTGTCCGCCGGGCATACGAGCGTCAAAGCAGCTTGGGAGGATAGCCTGCAGGAAGTTTGGCGGATGACGGCTTTAAAGCAGGGGGAATTTGAAATATTAAAGCAATTCGGCGAGACGCTGGGACAGCACGACATTATATCTCAGCAAAAACATATTCGTCTGACCTTAACCCATCTTGAAAGAGAGGAAGCCGACGCTCTTGATAAACAAAGCCGCTATGAAACAATGCTGAAAAGCTTAGGTTTTTTATCTGGATTATTGCTCGTTATTTTATTGATGTAG
- the spoIIIAC gene encoding stage III sporulation protein AC, with translation MGVDVNIIFQIAGIGIVVAFLHTILDQMGKKEYAQWVTLLGFIYILFMVASIVEDLFQKIKSVFLFQG, from the coding sequence ATGGGAGTAGATGTGAATATCATTTTTCAGATAGCGGGAATTGGAATTGTTGTAGCATTTCTTCATACGATACTTGATCAAATGGGAAAGAAAGAGTATGCACAATGGGTCACATTGCTTGGGTTTATCTACATTCTGTTTATGGTAGCTTCCATTGTTGAGGATCTGTTCCAAAAAATAAAATCAGTCTTCCTCTTTCAGGGATAG
- the spoIIIAD gene encoding stage III sporulation protein AD, producing the protein MEIIQIVGLGLVATFLALIVKEQKPTYAFMLVVFVGCVIFLFLVDQVSQIITMIEKIALNANINMMYVETILKIIGIAYIAEFGAQLTKDAGQGAIASKIELGGKILILSMAVPILTVIIETIIGLIPA; encoded by the coding sequence ATTGAAATTATCCAGATTGTCGGACTTGGTTTAGTTGCAACCTTTCTCGCGTTAATCGTAAAAGAACAAAAGCCGACATATGCTTTTATGCTTGTCGTATTTGTCGGCTGCGTCATCTTTTTATTTCTGGTTGATCAGGTTTCCCAAATTATCACCATGATTGAAAAAATTGCGCTGAATGCAAATATAAACATGATGTATGTAGAAACCATTTTAAAAATAATCGGAATTGCATATATAGCAGAGTTTGGAGCCCAATTGACAAAAGATGCCGGACAAGGCGCGATTGCCTCAAAAATTGAGCTTGGCGGAAAAATCTTGATTCTGTCCATGGCTGTTCCTATTTTAACTGTCATTATTGAAACAATTATCGGATTAATACCGGCATAA
- the spoIIIAE gene encoding stage III sporulation protein AE: MKKGIIAIFFLFFFSFPVIVQASPPPPQQDLIDQQIDKLGIQEIKKFWDDIMTEYGGYLPESQKGSLLQFLNGEKELSFQEWSKAFLKYIFHEIIANGKLLGTLILLTIFSMLLQLLQDAFSQSTVSKVAYALVYMVLMIIALNSFHIAIEYTVEAIQTMTSFILALIPLLLALMAASGGLISAAFFHPVILFLMNTSGVLIEKIVLPLLFLSALLSIVSTLTDQYKVTQLAQLLRNISIGLLGTFLTVFLGVISVQGASAAVSDGMAIRTAKFVTGNFIPVLGRMFTDATDTVISASVLLKNTVGIIGVAILLLIAAFPAIKVLTLAFIYKFTAALLQPLGGGPIIKCLDIISKSVIYIFAALAIVSLMFFLSITVIIAAGNITMMVR; the protein is encoded by the coding sequence ATGAAAAAAGGAATCATCGCCATCTTCTTTTTATTCTTTTTTTCTTTTCCTGTCATTGTACAAGCTTCACCCCCTCCACCGCAGCAGGATTTAATTGATCAGCAAATAGACAAGCTCGGAATTCAAGAAATCAAAAAATTCTGGGATGACATTATGACAGAGTATGGAGGGTATCTTCCTGAGAGTCAAAAGGGAAGCTTGCTTCAATTTCTAAATGGAGAAAAGGAATTGTCCTTCCAGGAATGGTCAAAAGCGTTTTTGAAATACATTTTTCATGAAATTATTGCAAACGGCAAACTGCTCGGGACCCTTATTCTGCTGACGATTTTCAGCATGCTTCTTCAGCTGCTTCAGGATGCATTCAGCCAAAGCACTGTAAGCAAAGTAGCATATGCGCTTGTATATATGGTGCTGATGATCATCGCTCTTAATAGTTTTCATATAGCGATCGAATACACAGTGGAAGCCATCCAAACGATGACAAGCTTTATCCTGGCGCTGATTCCGCTGCTTCTCGCGCTCATGGCGGCTTCTGGAGGACTTATCTCAGCAGCGTTTTTCCATCCAGTCATCCTCTTCCTTATGAACACAAGCGGGGTATTGATTGAAAAGATCGTTCTGCCGCTGTTATTTCTCTCAGCTCTGTTAAGCATCGTAAGCACATTGACAGATCAATACAAAGTGACCCAGCTTGCACAGCTGCTGCGCAATATCAGTATTGGGCTTCTCGGCACTTTTTTAACAGTCTTTCTCGGTGTTATCTCTGTTCAGGGGGCATCTGCAGCCGTATCTGACGGAATGGCAATTCGAACAGCTAAGTTTGTCACAGGCAACTTTATTCCGGTGCTTGGTAGAATGTTTACCGATGCAACGGATACAGTCATAAGTGCTTCAGTCCTTCTTAAGAATACGGTTGGAATTATCGGAGTTGCGATCCTGCTTTTAATCGCTGCATTTCCTGCAATAAAGGTACTGACACTTGCCTTTATCTATAAATTTACGGCTGCTCTGCTGCAGCCGCTTGGCGGAGGCCCGATTATTAAATGCCTCGATATCATCAGCAAAAGCGTGATTTATATTTTTGCAGCACTTGCTATTGTTTCATTAATGTTTTTCTTAAGTATTACGGTCATTATTGCAGCTGGAAACATTACCATGATGGTGCGATAG
- the spoIIIAF gene encoding stage III sporulation protein AF, whose product MSFLTEWIANIILFIMLAVILDLLLPNSAMQKYAKMVISLLLIVIILSPVFKLLSADINTLVSDVQMESPAKEEEIKKMIDLQKKEIQASNDAYILENMAVQLKSQAKEELVQSYDVTIKQISLSVDEPFEEIQNSLQGIEVTLEAEEAGSEAVETIQPVVLGAAETAETEKENQIRRASEIKAYLASIWEVDPEKISLKMEGGEGSTDE is encoded by the coding sequence ATGTCTTTTTTAACTGAATGGATAGCGAATATCATTCTATTTATTATGCTTGCTGTCATCCTTGATTTGCTCCTGCCCAATTCAGCTATGCAGAAGTACGCCAAGATGGTCATCAGTCTTCTGCTTATCGTCATCATTCTCTCGCCGGTCTTCAAATTATTGTCTGCAGACATCAATACGCTTGTATCAGATGTACAAATGGAATCCCCTGCAAAAGAAGAAGAAATAAAAAAAATGATCGATTTGCAGAAAAAAGAAATACAAGCTTCTAATGATGCATATATTTTAGAAAACATGGCTGTCCAATTAAAATCACAGGCAAAAGAGGAGCTGGTGCAAAGCTATGATGTAACGATTAAACAAATTTCTCTTTCTGTAGATGAACCATTTGAAGAAATTCAAAATAGTCTGCAGGGCATAGAGGTAACACTCGAAGCAGAGGAAGCAGGATCCGAAGCAGTTGAAACCATTCAGCCAGTTGTTCTAGGTGCAGCAGAAACAGCAGAGACTGAAAAAGAAAATCAAATCAGGCGGGCATCAGAGATTAAAGCATATCTTGCAAGTATCTGGGAAGTTGACCCTGAGAAGATTTCCTTGAAAATGGAAGGAGGGGAGGGCAGCACAGATGAGTAA